The following proteins come from a genomic window of Aquimarina sp. MAR_2010_214:
- a CDS encoding TonB-dependent receptor, giving the protein MKNQILICLLLIYNSVMAQQTITGTIYSDNNMPLPGCNVLVKGTSKGALTDFDGRFTINTQIGDTLVVSYLGFKTKEIVITKSIDYTIYMESNASELEQVVVVGYGTQRKSILTSAVTTVKGGELSREPIINASQALQGKAAGVQVIASDAPGQASTVIIRGLGTIQGGREPLYVVDGVLTNNINNINTLDILTMNILKDAASLAIYGNRGANGVIIITTKRGKTGKMEISFDSYTGYRDILSRVKLADAGSFVTYNNEAVLRDLRNDDDPNNDNDTNDFFFSNQKYNTNWLDAITRTGRISNYNLSVSGGSEKIHSFFSAGFNKEEGILIGNNFDRLTLRSNVDYKISEKLNFSHNVNAQLANVTPKGFNAFTNAYKQSPIVPIRDEEGRFGSSVAYNNVSNPVKDLFFQDEKQKFFKLQGAFKLDYKIIDPLTFTSRFSIETESGRFYKFEDRLGLFLANNPANLESNFEGGIENPAKTRLIVTYTNNYRWFLDNYFTFNKTFGESHTVKATLGITSEKSGNERLVGSRVNVPNNHLRYNLHSGDEDNRQESDGGFGNPGEPNDDRSIFKTAYSYIARVNYDYDNKYLFNASFRRDGSSKFQPGKRFGNFYAVSVGWVLTKEDFMQDGWFDKLKLRASYGELGNQNVPFNVVTATTGSGGFFPFGPNQELQQGITVTGTINEDLTWERTNEFDVGLEFALLNHKLSGELDYYQRTNTNATLEVQLPDVFGFDPFNSHVGEIVNKGAEVTLNWADTIGAVKYNLGGSFSFNENELTKVTSPFFNEQQGGNIDNGQYTKKVAVGQPLGSFFLYNAIGIDDRGELVYEDVNNNGITDEGDRKFFGSYIPKFFFGLNLGVEYKNFDFSVDTFGNLGNKVYNGKKAQRFGNENIEESVFNNRWTSGRPSNTTPIASNDVPLSSNYYLESGDFFRINNITLGYSLPKDVISIFSKVRIYASAKNPFIFKRFSGYTPELPGDPLRTAGIELNAYPTLRSFYFGINTSF; this is encoded by the coding sequence ATGAAAAATCAAATTCTCATTTGCTTACTGTTGATCTATAATAGTGTAATGGCACAGCAAACTATTACCGGAACAATATATTCTGATAACAATATGCCACTACCAGGATGTAATGTTTTAGTAAAAGGAACATCCAAAGGGGCATTAACAGATTTTGATGGAAGATTCACAATAAATACTCAAATAGGAGATACTCTTGTGGTAAGTTATTTAGGTTTTAAAACCAAAGAAATCGTAATAACAAAAAGTATTGACTATACTATATACATGGAGTCTAACGCTTCAGAACTAGAACAGGTGGTAGTTGTAGGATATGGAACACAAAGAAAATCTATTCTTACAAGTGCAGTAACTACTGTTAAGGGAGGCGAATTATCCAGAGAACCAATTATTAACGCTTCTCAGGCACTACAAGGAAAAGCTGCAGGTGTGCAAGTAATTGCTTCAGATGCACCCGGGCAAGCTTCAACAGTTATTATTAGAGGGTTAGGAACTATTCAAGGTGGTAGAGAACCATTATATGTAGTTGATGGTGTATTGACTAATAATATTAATAACATCAATACACTAGATATTCTTACTATGAATATCTTAAAAGATGCTGCATCCCTGGCTATTTATGGAAACAGAGGAGCTAATGGAGTTATTATAATTACTACTAAAAGGGGAAAAACCGGAAAGATGGAAATTTCTTTTGATTCCTATACAGGGTATCGAGATATATTAAGTAGAGTTAAACTGGCAGATGCTGGATCTTTTGTGACGTATAATAACGAGGCAGTCCTGAGAGATTTAAGAAACGATGATGATCCAAATAATGATAATGATACCAATGATTTTTTCTTCTCCAATCAAAAATATAATACAAATTGGCTGGACGCAATAACAAGAACAGGTCGTATATCTAACTACAACCTATCGGTATCAGGAGGGTCAGAAAAAATTCATTCTTTTTTTAGTGCAGGCTTTAATAAAGAAGAAGGGATATTAATAGGTAACAACTTTGATAGACTTACATTACGTAGTAATGTTGATTATAAGATCAGCGAAAAATTAAATTTTTCTCATAATGTAAATGCACAATTGGCTAATGTAACTCCAAAAGGATTTAATGCATTCACGAATGCTTATAAACAATCCCCTATTGTGCCTATAAGAGATGAAGAAGGACGGTTTGGGTCATCAGTAGCATATAATAATGTATCTAATCCCGTAAAAGATTTATTTTTTCAAGACGAAAAGCAAAAATTCTTTAAACTGCAAGGAGCATTTAAACTAGACTATAAAATAATAGATCCATTAACATTTACATCTCGTTTTTCTATCGAAACGGAATCCGGAAGATTTTACAAGTTCGAAGATAGATTAGGATTATTTCTTGCTAATAATCCTGCAAATCTTGAAAGTAATTTTGAAGGAGGGATAGAAAACCCTGCAAAAACCAGATTGATCGTTACATATACCAATAACTATAGGTGGTTTTTAGATAATTATTTCACCTTCAATAAAACATTTGGTGAATCTCATACAGTTAAAGCGACTTTAGGAATTACCTCTGAAAAATCAGGAAACGAACGTTTAGTAGGCTCAAGGGTAAATGTACCAAATAATCATCTTAGATATAATTTGCATTCTGGAGATGAAGATAATAGACAAGAATCTGATGGAGGATTTGGTAATCCAGGAGAACCAAATGATGATAGAAGTATATTTAAAACAGCTTATTCATATATAGCCAGAGTAAATTATGATTATGATAATAAATACTTATTTAATGCTTCTTTTAGAAGAGATGGCTCAAGTAAATTTCAACCCGGAAAAAGATTTGGTAATTTTTATGCAGTAAGTGTAGGTTGGGTATTGACCAAAGAAGATTTTATGCAAGATGGATGGTTTGATAAACTAAAACTTAGAGCAAGTTATGGGGAGTTGGGTAATCAAAATGTACCTTTTAATGTAGTAACCGCAACAACAGGTAGTGGCGGGTTTTTCCCTTTCGGACCTAATCAGGAGCTACAGCAAGGGATTACAGTTACAGGTACCATCAATGAAGACCTGACCTGGGAGAGAACAAATGAATTTGACGTAGGGTTAGAATTTGCTCTTTTAAATCATAAATTAAGTGGAGAGCTAGATTACTATCAAAGAACCAATACCAATGCTACTTTAGAAGTACAACTTCCAGATGTTTTTGGTTTTGATCCTTTTAATTCTCATGTAGGAGAAATTGTAAATAAAGGAGCAGAAGTAACATTAAACTGGGCAGATACTATAGGAGCGGTAAAGTATAATTTGGGAGGAAGTTTCTCCTTTAATGAGAATGAACTTACCAAAGTAACCAGCCCGTTTTTTAATGAACAACAAGGAGGAAATATTGATAATGGGCAGTATACCAAAAAAGTAGCTGTAGGACAACCTTTAGGAAGTTTCTTCTTGTATAATGCAATTGGTATTGATGACAGAGGAGAATTAGTATATGAAGATGTAAATAATAATGGTATTACCGACGAAGGAGACAGAAAATTCTTTGGATCTTATATTCCAAAATTTTTCTTTGGACTTAATCTAGGAGTTGAATATAAAAACTTTGACTTTTCTGTAGATACTTTTGGTAATTTAGGTAACAAAGTCTATAACGGGAAAAAAGCACAACGGTTCGGAAATGAAAATATAGAAGAATCTGTATTTAACAATAGATGGACTTCTGGTAGACCGAGTAACACTACTCCAATTGCTTCTAATGATGTACCACTGTCTTCTAATTATTATTTAGAATCGGGAGATTTTTTTAGAATTAATAACATCACATTAGGGTATTCTTTGCCAAA
- a CDS encoding S41 family peptidase, producing the protein MKYLKIKICLLLFLAVFSSCEKALMESNPETDALAVFDEYMTLVQEKYAMLEFKNVNINTLRNNLRGKVNNATTKKEFFEILGEVTKSLRDGHSSLIEDQSNPNGMSVSFDLEEGYPAGIDAAILVNNYIGTTVNSEIKTLAGGQGFRAVWGTLPQDRKVGYLWIPSWNVEISDDEIERIFLDLKDTKGLIFDMRANTGGDPALATKFASYFTDKPIYSGFERFKIGSGPKDFSDSHITLQPSGSANKYLKPVMILTDRNVYSASTTFLYSVDPVESIKTIGQRTGGGSGSVADGYLANGWYWSLSTSEFIDAQGKHLDDGVEPDIPVVLNLEDTAKDEVIERAILELK; encoded by the coding sequence ATGAAATATCTAAAAATAAAAATATGCTTGCTTCTGTTTTTGGCTGTGTTCAGTTCTTGTGAGAAGGCGTTGATGGAATCAAATCCAGAAACAGATGCACTTGCCGTATTTGATGAGTATATGACTCTGGTACAGGAAAAATATGCTATGCTAGAATTTAAGAATGTAAACATAAATACATTAAGAAATAACCTTAGAGGAAAGGTTAATAATGCTACAACTAAAAAAGAATTTTTTGAAATTCTAGGCGAGGTTACCAAAAGCTTAAGAGATGGGCATTCTAGCCTTATTGAAGACCAGAGTAATCCAAATGGTATGTCTGTTAGTTTTGATCTTGAAGAAGGATATCCGGCAGGAATAGACGCAGCGATCTTAGTGAATAATTATATCGGTACTACAGTTAATTCTGAAATAAAGACATTAGCAGGAGGACAGGGGTTTAGAGCTGTATGGGGTACTTTGCCACAAGATAGAAAAGTTGGATATCTATGGATTCCTTCATGGAATGTTGAGATTTCTGATGATGAAATTGAGCGAATATTTTTGGATTTAAAAGATACTAAAGGCCTTATTTTTGATATGCGTGCTAATACCGGAGGTGATCCGGCTTTGGCAACCAAATTTGCATCTTATTTTACAGATAAACCTATTTATTCAGGTTTTGAAAGATTTAAAATAGGTTCAGGACCAAAGGATTTTTCGGATAGCCATATTACTCTTCAACCATCAGGCAGTGCAAACAAGTACTTGAAGCCTGTGATGATACTTACCGATAGAAATGTATATAGTGCATCTACTACATTCTTGTATTCTGTAGACCCGGTAGAAAGTATAAAAACTATAGGACAAAGAACAGGAGGAGGAAGTGGATCTGTAGCCGATGGATATTTGGCAAACGGGTGGTATTGGAGCCTGTCTACAAGTGAATTTATCGATGCCCAGGGGAAACATCTGGATGATGGTGTTGAACCCGATATTCCTGTAGTACTTAATTTGGAAGATACTGCAAAGGATGAGGTGATCGAAAGAGCAATATTAGAATTGAAATAG